The Papilio machaon chromosome 2, ilPapMach1.1, whole genome shotgun sequence genome segment agTTAGGCCATATATGTCCCctgaaatataatgaaatgaaatatatatgttcTAGATGTCCTAGTATTTCCCGTGTGAAAATTCAAACATCCTCCtttgtaatttgaaaaatcgtgcagacaaaaattactataataaGATTAATCCCAAATGCAAACCTATGCAAACAGAGCTCTGAGTTGTCGttcttaaatttcaattttacagagttagtttttatattattgtccatgtgtttaaaagatttttgtttttaaaactactcctatttaaacattcaatTCATTTAGTTAAACGAAAAACGGCCAACGGTTGAAATGTTGAAGAGTGATCAACGGTtgatttaaatagtttaagaaTTAACGCCATCCCTAAAGAGATCAATGGTCAATGTGTCAATCTGTGTCTGTGTCAAATGTCAGTGTCACATGTTGCTGTGAATTGTTTGGGTTCCACAAATGCaccttataatttaatatattaaagaaactttattttgtagtttataatataagtggATATTTCACTCTAATAAGCAACTAACCAGGGAGAACTGAACAATGGAAAGACGTCCCAGAATTTCAcccaatattttaattacaggtTAAATATTGGTTATgaccaatttattaaaaacacgaATTAATGCTAAGTGCCAAGTCATGTAAAAACCCTTGTCTGACTACGAATATAAAGAAGAGCATAAAATGGTGTATTTAACCGAATGTGCTTCGTACAACAGTCAtagatttaaatgtataaaattattgatctGGTATTGTTTCAGGAAACGTGTAATCTTACTATGGTATTATAACATATGGTTCTATCCATACGTTCAtgtaatttatcataatataatattttataaagaaactaaTTTCTTATTACTTTCAGGAACGCCGGGAGTTGGCAAATCAACAATATGCAAAATATTATCTGAACGAATGAAGTACACATGGAGAGAAGTATCAAAACTTGCAGAAGAATTCAATTGTTTAGATGAATATGATCCTGAATATCACTGTCCAGTTTTAAATGATGAcaaggtaattttatttgtgactGGCTAGACAAGCTTGCATGGAAAAATTAACATCTTGACAATATAACTACTtgaaaagtgaaaaaatatatggaactgacaatcttactaatattataaatgtgaatgtttagatggatggatgaatgtttgtttgtaggtatctcaggaatggctcaacggatcttgattaatttcagcacaggtgtagaacatagtctggatgaacatAGAGGACGTAGTCACAGGCTATagctagtaattttatttatatatcaaaaatcTATgacagatttaataaaattgtttccaGATGCTTGACATCATGGAAAGTATGATGGAAAAAGGAGGGAACATAGTTGACTACCATGGCAGTGAATTTTTTCCTGAGCGTTGGTTTGATGGTGTTTTTGTGATCCGAACAAATAATACCATATTGTATGACAGACTAGTAGCAAggttagttaaaattattacataaaaataaatgcacttCAACTCAtatcattttcataatttttaaaaggttcTCTGAAGACTCCTTTCTTTtacatcttaataaaaatgttgatataCTTGTTATTCTATACCAAAAAGCAAGTAATAGAAGCTGAGgacagtttaaaaaataagttgtcTAATTTAACAGGACagaaaaaattacacactttacatttttttattaattgtcttttattatgagacaaagataaaaatgtatattttttcattataggGGTTATTCCGGAAAGAAATTGGAAGACAACATTCAGTGTGAGATATTTGAAGTATTATTAGAAGAAGCtcaaaattcatataaacCAGAAATTGTTAAGGAACTTCAGAATGATACACAGGAACAACTTCTTGctaatgttgaaaatataatagagTGGATAGAAAAATGGAAAGAAGATAATCTGTAATATTTGGTGTGGAATTTATTACTTGTAATGTCATTCTGACATTGTATGAAGTGGTGTTATTTTATGGATAAGATTGAGGTGTACATATTTTGtcttcatttttattgtgGGCTTTCACTGTCTAAACATGTCACctcaaatatgtacattttaacacacatttgtgtttatataaaaaactgcATTGTTGCTTTAATCATGGATTTCTGTgacaaaaatagatttataaatcatattgttatctgttttgtcaaagatattaACAGGGATgacagtatgttttatatggaggttttggtctcggaaaccaactGTAAGAAATTTGgatgtattttgtaaaataaattactacatatatataatattgattttcatttaagaCATTACAAGTCCCGACAAACTCCAAGAGAATGTAGTAATAGCTCCATCAATAAACTCTTTCAAAACCAGACTTGATAAACAagatatctcccaaactatttgACACACACATCAGCAAGTTAGCTGCCAGTgtgtaaacaaataatgtatatctatctatatatgaGCCGCTCAGTGCACACATCGATTAACtccataaaacaaaaagttgaGAAACGCGATGATCTaatgtatattgttttttaaaattcctctGATAATatgaattcaaatatataatgtagaATGCATAATTGCAGATATAGCTTTCATCTAAcggtgtataaaaataataagaaagaaTAACCAACAAACAATCGTCAGTAATGTTACAGTTTTTATGTGACTGGTGGAGTTAATCGATTTGGCAAcagaaaaaagtaataaagttaaattaagtctttacatttttaagttttttactatagaaaaagtttgttattatacatttttatcacagcttttccataaaaatgtatgttggCAGTTctgttgtaatataatttttgtaattaattcatagCATTTTTATGTTAGCGGCATTATTCTTTGGGATGATTcagcaatattataaataatgtcttCTTCATCAGCTGTATGCGAGGATTCGTCATTTCGATTTGTTGACAAGTTCttatagtagtagtagtagtagtttaCCGAAGCGATTTTGTTACGAATATTATTGAGattgattaaaaacaaataagcgTCGATGCACGGCCAGAACAGATACAGCGTTACCGAAACGATTTATACATTAAAGTATGGAGTTAATCGAAATGGcttctgaaataaattacttattattcataggccaaaaaaaaatttgccaTTTAACGGTGCTAATCTTTATTATTCAggaaagttattataaatataaaaagttatgacTATACCAAGGGCTTTGACActtaaatttaagatttttcaaaaagtGGAGTTAATCGATGTGTGCACTGAGCGGctcatatataaaagaaagttgtgttagttacaccatttataactcaagaacggctgaatcgatttgactgaaaattgatggggaggtagtttagaaccaggaaacggacataggataatttttaccccgttttcttttttttttcattccgcgcggacggagtcgcgggtaaaagctagtatatatatatataaaagaaagtcgtgttagttacactatttataactcaagattggtcgaactgatttagctgaaaattgctggggaggtagcttagaactacgAGGCGgacatagaaacttttttattttgtgtgcattttttttattccgcggggacggagtcgcgggtaaaagctcgcgagtaaaaataattaaaaattctcaCTTGATGAACAGGATcaggtttaaattaaaataacaattttataaatatttactaatttatttaattatcccACTgacaaaaataagaaatgcatttaatattactgtATTTAGAATAATCAGATAGATTGTTCTCATTTGTTTGAAACAGATGCATTTGTGCCcctgatattttatattaaaaactacatcaataacgatataaaattattcgagACAATTGTAAAGTGTTGCcctatttcaattatttatttctatttaacatGTCATAAAAAGTGATGCTACTTTTTAAACTGTGATCTGTAATAATTATCAATCTGTATTATCAAATCAAAACAAATGAGTTATCTATCATCATATGCAGGCACTCGCACACAATACATTCACTCACAGATCTTTCATAGAAAGTTTCACATCACAAAAATGTTGCCTACAACTCATCCTTCTTGGCAGTACCCTTTCTGTCCCAGCCTTTGAGTTCGCTGGAGGCGTGCTCTGATACGTATTTGAGGAAGTCTTCTAATGAACGCCCACCCTGGAAAaattggtaaaataaataataatgtctaCTACAGTCTTAACCGATTAAAATGAGACATGAACTGATGATATCCAGCCGCAATACCCATATTgtactacaaaataatttaatcattacTTACGTTATATCTGACGGGTTTTTTGGCGGAGTCTTTGGGTTTCCAGTAGATAGTAGGGAAACCAGACACGTCGTAGAGGGACTTGGGCCAGTCATTTGCGGTCGCGTCGATCTTAACAATGTCCACATCTTCATTCTTGAGCTATAGGAAACACAACaaggtttaaaataataaactacatcataaagctttttttatttattttattttgttacaattatgtttatttacctTTTCACCGAGCTCATCCCATACTGGTGCCAATTTCTGGCAGTGTCCGCACCAAGGGGCGTAGAACTCGACGAGAGCGTCTCTGCCGCTGTCAGTCACCAGCTCCTTGAAGTTCTTGCCGACAGCCACCTTTACGGGGCCGTCATTGTTCTCCGGCAGAGCTTCCGACTTGATGAAGGGCTCCAGTTTACCATCAATCAGGTCTTTTGAGAAGGCAAGTAAGTTCTCAATGCTGGAAGAAAAAGAtacattgattattttattttccacgATTttcaatacataatataaaaaaaaaaaaaattggaaaaaaaaaagacctGAATTCAGCAGTCATGATGAACTTGTTGCCGTCACTGTCGCGTCCTGCCACAATAGGCTTGTCGGTCTTCACATAGTCCATGCCAAACTCATTCAGCTCATGCGTGAAGTCATCTTTGTCGCTCACCGCAAAGTTCACCTCGTTCATCTCCTTTGCCACctacatataaacaaaaaaattatattctgtgaaaataattattattttctatttgtaaCAGGCAATACCAAAGGTGTTTGAATCAATACATACATGTaacagattaattaaaaactagaaTCTACCTTCAGCACACGGTTCCTCCAGTAGTTGGTGCCCTTGGGGTTCTTGACATAGTCAACGTCGTAGTAGGCCACCACCAGGGGGTTGGTGAATTCCTGAATGTTTTCCTTCTGACGAACGCCTACTAGACCGTGGctgtaaagtttaaatttatattaaaactt includes the following:
- the LOC106719028 gene encoding adenylate kinase isoenzyme 6 homolog → MERRPRISPNILITGTPGVGKSTICKILSERMKYTWREVSKLAEEFNCLDEYDPEYHCPVLNDDKMLDIMESMMEKGGNIVDYHGSEFFPERWFDGVFVIRTNNTILYDRLVARGYSGKKLEDNIQCEIFEVLLEEAQNSYKPEIVKELQNDTQEQLLANVENIIEWIEKWKEDNL
- the LOC106719021 gene encoding protein disulfide-isomerase A3, with translation MLGSFKFVLLLSLIYLCKAAEEDVLDLTDSDFSTLISEHDTALVMFYAPWCGHCKRLKPEYAQAAGILKNDETPVMLAKVDCTEGGKSTCEKFSVSGYPTLKIFRKGELSQEYNGPRESNGIVKYMRAQVGPSSKDLLTVADYEAFTSKDEVVVVGFFEKETDLKGEFLKTADKMREEVTFGHTSAKEVLEKSGYKDNVVLFRPKRLQNKFEESSIVYKGDTDMYSLKAFIKENYHGLVGVRQKENIQEFTNPLVVAYYDVDYVKNPKGTNYWRNRVLKVAKEMNEVNFAVSDKDDFTHELNEFGMDYVKTDKPIVAGRDSDGNKFIMTAEFSIENLLAFSKDLIDGKLEPFIKSEALPENNDGPVKVAVGKNFKELVTDSGRDALVEFYAPWCGHCQKLAPVWDELGEKLKNEDVDIVKIDATANDWPKSLYDVSGFPTIYWKPKDSAKKPVRYNGGRSLEDFLKYVSEHASSELKGWDRKGTAKKDEL